The following coding sequences are from one Paenibacillus tundrae window:
- a CDS encoding ABC transporter permease codes for MNRKGFLGDLVKYRTLLLMLLPAVLFFIVFAYIPMAGIVLAFKQFTYEGGIFGSPWNGLDNFRFFFESGQAWQVTRNTALYNIAFIVVNNLLQITMAILLFEVAHKWSRKLFQTMLFLPYFISWVVVGAIAYNLFSYDFGLINVILNTFGMEPIDIYNTAAYWPYILVIVSAWKAVGYGSIMYLAAITSIDTEMYEAAEIDGANVFQRIFRITIPNLIPTVIILVLLSIGNIFRGDFGMFYNMVGNNGLLFSNTDVIDTFVFRSLTSSNDIGMSSAAGFYQSILGFATILIANYVVRRYDKDRALF; via the coding sequence ATGAATCGAAAAGGCTTTCTGGGGGATTTGGTGAAATACCGAACCCTGTTGCTTATGTTATTACCGGCCGTACTGTTTTTTATCGTGTTTGCTTATATTCCTATGGCAGGTATAGTTTTAGCTTTTAAACAGTTCACGTATGAGGGTGGGATATTCGGAAGTCCGTGGAATGGCTTGGATAACTTTCGTTTCTTCTTCGAGTCAGGACAGGCGTGGCAGGTAACTCGAAATACGGCATTGTATAACATTGCCTTCATCGTGGTGAATAACCTGCTACAGATTACGATGGCGATATTGTTATTTGAGGTTGCACATAAGTGGTCACGCAAACTTTTTCAAACCATGCTATTCCTGCCTTATTTCATATCATGGGTTGTTGTCGGCGCAATCGCGTACAACCTGTTCAGCTATGACTTTGGTTTGATCAACGTTATTCTCAATACGTTTGGGATGGAACCCATTGATATCTACAACACAGCAGCTTACTGGCCTTACATACTCGTCATTGTATCGGCATGGAAAGCAGTCGGATATGGTTCAATCATGTACCTTGCTGCCATCACCAGCATCGACACGGAAATGTATGAAGCGGCGGAGATTGATGGTGCAAATGTGTTCCAACGTATCTTCAGGATTACAATTCCGAACCTAATTCCAACCGTCATTATTCTAGTACTGCTGTCCATCGGTAATATATTCCGAGGAGATTTCGGAATGTTCTACAATATGGTCGGAAATAACGGCTTGTTGTTCTCAAACACGGACGTAATCGATACGTTTGTATTCCGATCGTTGACTTCATCCAATGATATTGGCATGTCATCTGCTGCCGGATTCTATCAGTCGATTCTCGGTTTTGCCACTATTCTGATCGCGAACTACGTTGTACGCAGATACGACAAAGATCGAGCTCTATTTTAA
- a CDS encoding DUF421 domain-containing protein produces the protein MPEWLEVTFRTLSAVTVIFFITKILGKRQISELSLFEYITGITLGNLVGYISLDTDTKWYLGFLAVFVWVAVSAGAEYLTMKSKKFRDIVDGKSTILIENGAVIEKALAKERLTIDEFLEQLRKKDVFRVADVEFAVMEQSGDISVMLKNEYQPLTANALGYQISAEQEPRTIIMDGHILPDTLQVTGHNEEWVQKELRKLGLNLGQVFIGQVDSKGELTIQTGADSLPKAANSNPKDQITELVKRLQDDLMMKKQLATNDKDRLKYQEALDQFQTAMHAYQKQQ, from the coding sequence GTGCCAGAATGGTTAGAGGTCACATTTCGAACGTTATCTGCAGTCACAGTTATATTTTTCATTACGAAAATTCTAGGAAAGCGCCAAATTTCTGAATTATCTTTATTTGAGTATATTACGGGGATTACCTTAGGTAACTTGGTGGGGTATATTTCGTTAGATACAGATACGAAGTGGTATTTAGGTTTTCTTGCGGTATTTGTATGGGTTGCCGTGTCTGCAGGTGCAGAGTACTTAACGATGAAAAGTAAAAAGTTTCGAGATATTGTGGACGGGAAATCAACAATTCTTATTGAAAATGGAGCAGTGATCGAAAAAGCGCTAGCGAAAGAACGCTTGACGATTGATGAATTTCTGGAGCAGCTTCGTAAAAAAGATGTATTTCGAGTTGCCGATGTGGAGTTTGCCGTAATGGAACAGAGTGGAGATATCAGTGTCATGTTAAAAAATGAATACCAGCCCCTTACAGCCAATGCGTTGGGCTATCAGATTTCTGCTGAACAGGAACCAAGAACGATCATCATGGATGGGCATATCTTGCCAGATACTTTACAAGTAACAGGACATAACGAAGAGTGGGTACAAAAAGAGCTGCGCAAGCTTGGTTTGAATTTGGGACAAGTTTTTATTGGTCAGGTGGATAGCAAGGGTGAACTTACAATACAGACGGGTGCAGATTCGTTACCTAAAGCGGCAAATTCCAATCCAAAGGATCAAATAACGGAATTAGTTAAAAGACTACAGGACGATTTAATGATGAAAAAACAACTTGCCACCAACGATAAGGATCGCCTCAAATACCAAGAAGCACTAGACCAATTTCAAACGGCAATGCATGCTTATCAAAAACAACAATAA
- a CDS encoding ABC transporter substrate-binding protein: MKHRNKSIFRLLSLTLVLSVILTACSGNGGNQSAGDSSSSSAGSSDEVTLKMILLGGKPVDYDLVFGELNKKLKEKINTTLEVEFLDWSDWSQKYPLKFAANENFDLVYTSSWAYYNDQAIKGGFKEITEDMLQQYAPQTWAEMPEVSWDQAKINGKLYMVPNNNLEVTNKVVLYREDLRQKHNLPEINSLETYANYLKTIAANEAGITAFGAKAADGWKWHELDQIALEQNNNFKVVDLRLPLTYKLDDAAGQVFNVYETSEFKDLLGYYKDLADNGAWSKNVVTNKNDIWQDMKVGKVSSYAHNLGTTGFNLAEARRDTPELEFAIADITPDSKKLGAISTQNGIAIHSTSKHAERALMVIDLLQNDQEIHDLSMYGVAGTHYTPEGDDKFVLEASSGNYTGFSNWGWNSYLNRQDASYPKEADDIFNNWQEDVYHFPLETFVFDDSKVKTEVANISNIMVRYAIPLEYGLVQDMNKGLEELNAQLKAAGIDKVQQEMQSQIDAFLAK; the protein is encoded by the coding sequence ATGAAACACAGAAATAAATCAATTTTTCGTCTTCTTTCTTTGACTCTTGTTCTATCGGTTATATTAACAGCTTGCTCCGGTAATGGAGGCAACCAGAGTGCAGGGGATTCAAGCTCTAGTTCGGCGGGATCGTCGGATGAAGTTACGCTCAAAATGATTCTTCTTGGAGGCAAGCCTGTAGACTATGATCTCGTTTTCGGTGAGTTGAACAAGAAGCTGAAGGAGAAGATTAACACAACGCTTGAAGTCGAATTTCTTGACTGGTCTGATTGGAGCCAGAAATATCCGTTAAAATTTGCTGCCAATGAAAATTTTGATCTGGTGTATACATCGAGCTGGGCGTATTACAACGATCAAGCAATTAAAGGTGGTTTCAAGGAAATCACGGAGGACATGCTACAGCAATATGCGCCGCAGACGTGGGCCGAGATGCCAGAAGTATCATGGGATCAAGCCAAAATTAACGGCAAATTGTACATGGTGCCCAACAATAACCTAGAAGTAACGAACAAGGTCGTGCTTTACCGCGAGGATCTTCGTCAGAAGCATAACCTACCAGAGATCAATAGCTTAGAAACTTATGCAAACTACTTGAAGACCATTGCTGCCAATGAGGCAGGAATCACAGCGTTTGGAGCTAAAGCTGCTGATGGTTGGAAATGGCATGAGCTGGATCAGATTGCATTAGAGCAAAATAACAATTTCAAAGTTGTCGATCTACGTCTCCCGTTAACTTATAAATTAGATGATGCTGCAGGACAAGTATTTAATGTCTACGAGACGTCAGAATTCAAAGATTTACTTGGTTATTATAAAGATTTGGCTGATAACGGTGCTTGGTCGAAGAACGTTGTCACCAATAAAAACGACATTTGGCAAGACATGAAAGTTGGGAAGGTTTCTTCCTATGCACATAATCTGGGTACAACGGGATTCAATCTGGCTGAAGCACGTCGGGATACACCCGAGCTGGAGTTTGCAATAGCTGATATTACGCCAGACAGCAAGAAACTTGGCGCAATCTCGACGCAGAACGGTATTGCGATCCACTCCACATCCAAACATGCGGAACGAGCGTTGATGGTGATTGACCTCTTGCAGAATGATCAGGAAATTCATGATTTATCCATGTATGGGGTTGCGGGTACTCACTATACGCCAGAAGGCGATGACAAGTTTGTCTTAGAGGCTAGCTCAGGCAATTATACAGGCTTTTCGAACTGGGGCTGGAACTCGTATCTGAATCGACAAGATGCTTCTTATCCGAAAGAAGCTGACGATATCTTCAATAATTGGCAGGAAGATGTGTATCACTTCCCATTAGAAACATTTGTATTTGATGACTCGAAGGTGAAAACGGAAGTAGCCAATATTAGCAATATTATGGTTCGCTATGCAATTCCATTAGAGTATGGACTTGTTCAGGATATGAATAAAGGGCTGGAAGAGTTGAATGCCCAGCTCAAGGCTGCGGGCATAGATAAAGTCCAGCAGGAAATGCAGTCCCAGATCGATGCCTTTCTTGCGAAGTAA
- a CDS encoding glycosyl hydrolase 53 family protein: protein MNTRKRIMSATLALLVSFTLFNAPAKANATTTDSAPTFAKGADVSWLPQLEAQGQKFYDDKGKEEDLLQIIKDHGVDSIRLRAFVNPSDHPSDGHSSTEEVIELASRVNDFGFRVMIDLHYSDSWADPGKQHTPKAWEGSDLEQLKTHVSDYTTEVMKGLKEAGVTPEWIQIGNEINNGMLHPIGAYSNTTNLVELLQSGSHAAKKVFPDIKVIIHRANGADEGVIGYYDGLVEAGLKESDYDIIGLSYYPDSIYTTSIDELSDNMNTLAKKFGKEVMIVEIGGNVSKNEDNVYNMLVATQKKLKDVPSNLGTGMFYWAPEGVFFGYPLSAWNSDGTPSLAMDAFLDNATEVNRQKVTGVELDKRTTTVEVGDTDRLRATVTPENATYQGVTYTSSNPDVVKVDRYKGTVSGLAEGKATITVSTYEGQFTDTAEVVVIPSSNPIKNPGFENGLSGWNVTDKNNDAVSTGTDMYSGSSALHYWSAPATEFTVSQQLTGLENGTYELSAWVSGGGEEEIAEIFAGEQKQSFTNTGWMQWSNPTIKMIEVTDGTLTIGANLKYSGGQWGNIDDFKLVKKADAIETNNLTVNGNTASWYLSGEKPTSFGDGLNSTTFNYGDEKPIDFTLNHEISGLVPGTYTMEANVFGDKGEPDQGSVMYAVTEGQTYSIPLTYKGSAWEKPASLTLKHIYVGDDGIAEVGFVVKTSSDEHFGYLEDITFVRTKDDITRAEFASLLVRALGLPSSAVNPFTDVDSTKWYAGDVAAAHHAGLVKGYSANNFAPEARVTRQELAAILVKAYSVKTGKAAPAAPSVTFSDANLISEWAKKDVATAVSLGLFDGITDKNFMPKSFVSRAESEQAIAALLQQ, encoded by the coding sequence TTGAACACAAGAAAACGAATCATGTCTGCTACACTTGCACTACTAGTATCTTTTACCCTCTTCAACGCGCCGGCCAAGGCGAATGCCACAACCACTGATTCAGCTCCAACTTTTGCCAAAGGTGCAGATGTAAGCTGGCTACCGCAATTGGAGGCTCAAGGGCAGAAGTTTTATGATGACAAAGGAAAAGAGGAAGATCTTCTCCAAATAATTAAGGATCACGGCGTGGATTCGATCCGCTTGCGCGCCTTCGTTAATCCTTCGGATCACCCTTCTGATGGTCACAGCAGCACGGAAGAGGTCATCGAGCTGGCTTCTCGTGTAAATGATTTTGGATTCAGAGTCATGATTGACCTGCATTACAGTGATTCCTGGGCTGATCCCGGCAAACAGCATACGCCAAAAGCATGGGAAGGTTCGGATCTGGAGCAGTTAAAAACCCATGTCTCCGATTATACGACTGAGGTTATGAAAGGTCTGAAGGAAGCCGGCGTAACACCGGAATGGATTCAGATTGGTAATGAAATTAACAATGGTATGCTGCATCCCATTGGTGCTTATAGCAACACAACTAACCTGGTAGAGCTGCTTCAGTCAGGCTCACACGCAGCAAAAAAGGTTTTTCCCGACATTAAAGTCATTATCCACCGCGCTAATGGAGCAGATGAAGGTGTGATTGGTTATTACGATGGTTTAGTCGAGGCTGGTCTTAAGGAAAGCGACTACGATATTATCGGTCTGTCCTATTATCCGGATTCGATCTATACCACCTCTATTGATGAACTGTCTGATAACATGAATACGCTCGCTAAGAAATTCGGCAAGGAAGTCATGATTGTCGAAATCGGTGGTAATGTCAGTAAAAACGAAGATAACGTCTATAATATGCTGGTAGCCACACAGAAGAAACTAAAGGACGTGCCGAGTAATCTGGGAACCGGTATGTTCTACTGGGCTCCAGAAGGAGTCTTCTTCGGTTATCCCCTTTCGGCCTGGAATTCGGATGGCACCCCTTCCCTCGCCATGGATGCCTTCCTTGATAACGCTACAGAAGTGAATCGCCAGAAGGTAACTGGCGTAGAGCTAGACAAGCGTACAACTACGGTTGAAGTAGGCGATACAGATCGTTTACGGGCTACTGTTACTCCTGAAAATGCTACCTATCAAGGGGTCACCTATACCAGTTCTAACCCGGACGTTGTAAAGGTAGACCGCTATAAAGGTACCGTTTCCGGACTTGCTGAAGGAAAAGCAACAATTACAGTCAGTACCTATGAAGGACAATTCACCGACACCGCAGAGGTTGTCGTAATCCCAAGCTCCAATCCGATTAAGAACCCTGGCTTTGAAAATGGATTAAGCGGTTGGAACGTGACGGATAAAAATAATGACGCTGTTAGCACAGGAACCGATATGTATTCCGGTTCATCGGCGCTGCATTACTGGAGTGCACCAGCTACTGAATTTACGGTTTCACAGCAGCTTACCGGGCTGGAGAACGGGACATACGAACTGTCTGCTTGGGTTTCTGGCGGTGGCGAGGAAGAGATTGCCGAGATTTTTGCTGGTGAACAGAAGCAGAGCTTTACCAATACGGGCTGGATGCAGTGGTCTAATCCCACAATTAAAATGATTGAAGTTACGGATGGAACCTTAACGATTGGAGCCAACCTGAAGTATTCCGGCGGACAATGGGGTAATATCGATGACTTCAAACTTGTGAAGAAAGCAGATGCGATTGAAACGAATAACCTGACCGTAAACGGCAATACAGCTTCGTGGTATTTGAGTGGAGAGAAGCCAACTTCATTTGGCGATGGTCTCAACTCCACAACATTCAACTATGGCGACGAGAAACCGATCGATTTTACACTTAATCATGAGATCTCCGGACTTGTACCGGGAACCTATACAATGGAGGCCAACGTATTCGGTGATAAAGGTGAACCTGACCAAGGATCTGTCATGTATGCCGTAACCGAAGGACAGACCTATTCCATCCCGCTTACTTATAAAGGGAGTGCCTGGGAGAAGCCCGCTTCGTTAACTCTGAAGCATATTTATGTAGGCGACGATGGTATTGCTGAGGTAGGCTTTGTTGTAAAAACAAGCTCCGACGAGCATTTTGGTTATTTGGAGGATATTACTTTTGTACGCACCAAAGATGATATCACCCGTGCCGAATTTGCATCCCTGCTCGTTCGTGCCCTTGGGCTACCATCATCCGCTGTTAACCCGTTCACGGACGTTGACTCAACGAAATGGTATGCCGGTGACGTAGCCGCAGCACACCATGCCGGTCTTGTAAAAGGTTATAGTGCCAACAACTTCGCACCCGAAGCAAGAGTTACCCGGCAAGAGCTGGCTGCCATTCTAGTGAAAGCTTATTCAGTCAAGACGGGAAAGGCAGCACCCGCTGCTCCATCCGTTACCTTCTCCGATGCTAACCTGATTAGTGAATGGGCCAAGAAAGATGTAGCCACAGCTGTATCACTCGGATTGTTCGACGGTATTACAGACAAAAACTTTATGCCGAAATCCTTCGTGAGCCGTGCTGAATCTGAGCAAGCAATTGCTGCTCTTCTGCAACAATAG
- a CDS encoding DUF3221 domain-containing protein, with protein sequence MKAKEDFEAVILAKDQSTITIAVTTSDHAEQQYRLVTSGINYHAEVGDEVRVWTTGMYEESNPIQGKATKVERVK encoded by the coding sequence ATGAAGGCAAAAGAAGATTTTGAAGCAGTCATTCTGGCAAAAGATCAGTCAACGATAACGATAGCTGTTACCACGAGTGATCATGCTGAGCAACAGTATAGACTTGTCACTTCAGGCATTAATTATCACGCTGAAGTTGGTGACGAAGTAAGGGTATGGACAACAGGTATGTATGAAGAGAGCAACCCCATACAAGGGAAAGCAACCAAAGTTGAACGAGTGAAGTAA
- a CDS encoding carbohydrate ABC transporter permease has translation MSAQLTSKSPGRTGRDEKLLQILGYILLAAISLFCLVPFILVLSSSLTEESSIIKDGYQLFPSVFSLEAYKLLFEFPGQLIKAYMVTISVTVVGTVVGLFLTSMTAYALARKDFKWRNGFSFFFFFTTLFSGGLVPWYLMIVNYLQLKDTFLILVLPMLLNVFYIIVMKSFMNSIPDAITESAKIDGAGDFLIYLRLILPLTKPALATIGLFIALGYWNDWYHAMLFITNENLMPLQYYLYKMLGNMDGMRKAMVASGAVVNLQIPTESLKMAMTIVAIGPILLVYPFIQRYFVKGLTIGAVKG, from the coding sequence TTGAGCGCACAATTAACAAGCAAGTCACCTGGCCGGACAGGACGGGATGAAAAACTGCTTCAGATTCTCGGTTATATTCTACTCGCCGCGATTTCGCTTTTCTGTCTGGTACCCTTTATCCTTGTGCTCTCGTCATCTCTGACAGAGGAAAGCAGCATTATTAAGGATGGATATCAACTCTTTCCTTCGGTGTTTTCATTAGAAGCATACAAGTTGCTTTTTGAATTCCCAGGACAGTTAATCAAAGCATATATGGTAACAATCAGTGTTACGGTGGTCGGAACCGTTGTGGGTTTGTTCCTCACCTCTATGACAGCATATGCTCTCGCAAGAAAAGATTTTAAATGGCGTAATGGATTTTCGTTTTTCTTCTTCTTCACTACCCTATTCAGTGGCGGTTTAGTTCCATGGTATCTCATGATCGTCAATTACTTGCAGTTAAAAGACACGTTCCTTATATTAGTGCTCCCGATGCTGCTCAATGTCTTTTATATCATTGTCATGAAGTCATTCATGAATAGCATTCCTGATGCAATTACAGAATCTGCGAAGATCGATGGTGCGGGGGATTTTCTAATCTATCTACGACTTATTCTGCCTTTAACCAAACCAGCACTGGCGACCATTGGTCTGTTCATTGCACTGGGATATTGGAATGACTGGTACCACGCGATGCTGTTCATCACCAATGAGAACCTGATGCCGTTACAGTACTACTTGTATAAAATGTTGGGGAACATGGACGGGATGCGTAAAGCTATGGTCGCTTCAGGTGCTGTTGTGAATCTTCAGATTCCAACGGAGAGCCTTAAGATGGCCATGACGATTGTTGCGATTGGTCCTATCTTGCTCGTGTATCCGTTCATTCAGCGGTATTTTGTGAAGGGTCTTACGATTGGTGCTGTCAAAGGGTGA
- a CDS encoding beta-galactosidase — protein MAIKFPPISSKLPAFMHGADYNPDQWLHDPQIFEEDIRLMKLANCNVMAIGIFAWAALEPEEGQFNFEWMDHVLDTFAKNDIYAWLATPTGARPAWMAQKYPEVLRVEANRVRNLFGVRHNHCYTSPVYREKTTIMNTKLAERYANHPAVLGWHISNELGGDCHCDYCQSAFRDWLKAKYGSIDNLNRAWWTTFWSHTYNDWSQVESPAPHGENAVHGQNLDWRRFVSDQTLDFYKHEVSSLRNANPDLPCTTNMMDWFYGLDYHSFANELDVISWDAYPKWHEADSDRHVASWFAFNHDLFRSLKKKPFMLMESTPSLTNWQAVSKLKRPGMHRLSSLQAVAHGADTVQYFQWRKSRGSSEKFHGAVVDHVGHEHTRVFQDVADLGSTLAGLSDIIGTPVPAETAMLCDWDNRWAINDAQGPRNSGLHYEETVAQHYRALWELGVPVDIVGSYDDILNYKLLLVPMAYLLRQETGEKIEQFVKAGGTVVVTYWSGIVDENDLCHLGGFPGPLRTTVGIWSEELEGLHDHDRNSLVFNAENPLGLEGALEVHELCDLIHVETAEVLAVYGDDFYAGRPALTVNRLGAGQAYYLAARVSEDSFYQSFYGELVEQAGVRRTINCTLPEGVTAQLRTDGDTDYVFLLNFSGEEASIELDHDGYVDAESGESKTGKIELPINGALILQRKSN, from the coding sequence ATGGCAATAAAGTTCCCTCCCATTAGTAGCAAGCTGCCGGCATTTATGCACGGCGCTGATTATAATCCGGATCAATGGCTGCATGATCCCCAAATATTCGAAGAAGATATCCGGCTGATGAAGCTGGCTAACTGCAACGTTATGGCGATCGGTATCTTTGCTTGGGCGGCTTTGGAGCCGGAGGAAGGTCAGTTTAATTTTGAATGGATGGATCATGTGCTTGATACGTTCGCTAAGAATGACATCTACGCTTGGCTAGCTACACCAACTGGTGCTAGACCGGCGTGGATGGCTCAGAAATACCCGGAAGTGCTCCGGGTTGAGGCGAATCGAGTTCGTAATTTATTTGGTGTACGTCACAATCACTGTTATACCTCGCCCGTCTATAGAGAGAAAACAACGATTATGAATACAAAACTTGCTGAACGATATGCGAATCATCCCGCAGTACTCGGCTGGCATATTTCCAACGAATTAGGCGGCGATTGTCACTGTGATTACTGTCAATCCGCGTTTCGAGATTGGCTGAAGGCCAAATACGGATCCATTGACAATTTAAATCGTGCATGGTGGACAACGTTCTGGAGTCATACCTATAACGATTGGTCACAAGTGGAGTCACCTGCACCCCACGGAGAGAATGCGGTACACGGACAAAACCTGGATTGGCGGCGTTTTGTATCTGATCAGACGTTAGACTTTTATAAACACGAGGTAAGCTCACTGAGGAATGCGAACCCAGACCTTCCTTGTACAACGAATATGATGGATTGGTTCTACGGTTTAGATTATCATTCATTCGCGAATGAGCTTGATGTGATCTCATGGGATGCATATCCTAAATGGCATGAGGCTGATTCCGATCGTCATGTGGCGTCATGGTTCGCCTTCAATCACGATCTGTTCCGTAGTTTGAAGAAAAAGCCGTTCATGTTGATGGAGAGCACGCCAAGTCTGACAAACTGGCAGGCAGTGAGCAAGCTTAAACGCCCAGGCATGCATCGCCTATCTTCGTTACAAGCAGTGGCGCATGGTGCAGATACAGTACAGTATTTCCAGTGGCGTAAAAGTCGTGGTTCCAGTGAGAAATTCCATGGTGCGGTTGTGGATCATGTTGGTCACGAGCATACACGCGTGTTTCAGGATGTCGCTGACCTGGGCAGCACATTGGCAGGACTGTCGGATATTATCGGCACGCCTGTTCCGGCTGAAACAGCTATGTTGTGCGATTGGGATAATCGTTGGGCAATTAATGATGCACAAGGCCCGCGCAATAGTGGTCTGCATTACGAAGAGACAGTGGCGCAGCATTACCGTGCGTTGTGGGAATTGGGTGTGCCCGTCGATATTGTAGGTTCATATGACGATATCTTGAACTACAAGCTACTTCTTGTACCCATGGCGTACCTTCTTCGCCAGGAGACAGGGGAGAAGATTGAACAGTTTGTTAAAGCGGGCGGTACTGTGGTTGTGACATATTGGAGTGGGATTGTAGATGAAAATGATCTATGTCACCTTGGCGGTTTCCCAGGCCCATTGCGCACTACTGTTGGCATCTGGTCTGAGGAACTCGAAGGCCTTCATGATCATGACCGCAACTCACTTGTATTCAATGCTGAAAATCCGCTAGGGTTGGAGGGTGCACTTGAGGTTCATGAGTTGTGCGATTTGATCCATGTGGAGACAGCAGAAGTGCTTGCCGTTTATGGGGATGACTTCTATGCAGGACGTCCAGCACTTACCGTGAATCGTCTTGGTGCCGGGCAAGCCTACTATCTTGCAGCACGCGTTAGTGAAGACTCTTTCTATCAATCATTCTACGGTGAACTTGTAGAGCAAGCCGGTGTTAGGCGAACGATCAATTGCACTCTACCTGAAGGCGTAACTGCCCAACTGCGAACTGATGGCGATACGGATTATGTATTTTTGCTTAACTTCTCAGGTGAAGAAGCGTCGATCGAATTAGATCATGACGGATACGTGGATGCTGAATCAGGGGAAAGTAAAACAGGGAAGATTGAGCTGCCTATTAATGGTGCACTTATTTTACAACGTAAGAGTAATTAA